From a single Cherax quadricarinatus isolate ZL_2023a chromosome 7, ASM3850222v1, whole genome shotgun sequence genomic region:
- the LOC128687032 gene encoding uncharacterized protein isoform X6 has protein sequence MPSLPVGKPSQESYLLAPNNFECSNCALPRFLFGKKPGGHHTPAVYATIHTCGPPTLGRESRSTSATDNEYSSVNNGETETTFSLNLSHQNLSNGRRSVELRDTKPQPPTSTLTSPTLKVKVESKDPLVHFSSTTENTVLAQPFLSLLDSGHSSPPLLIKDDTNFNNVRNDQLHWRDPLKSLNSYNTNLNKDNEISIIAANVSFSSNDVITAHTANFDSKTSQFFKQSPTVTYNGSSNYPITSHYETSATYKPILQYNNIVDTRNNERVLSQEPNNKDDTVQTTVQDEEMMANTTASYHTSEKRHTSKVMTSEIILSHEQQFTVTYWMFYPYNYGKKVCTANLGFIFGRVFKPRINGVCHGEELTMGSHTGDWEHISIKFKGSSPVQMYISTHTFGAYYTYDPHHRIFLYASQDVREGIQMSPEYPQTIYLAGFHPILYAAKGSHGLWGASGIHRYMAIPLLEDDTGMGLEWKTWLNLDIIDLDVPATLKPHRHWWFYEGRWGNPSIKCHILMAGFCEHVNGPTGIIRKRVNFPCNRTNNRNS, from the exons AATGCTCCAACTGTGCTCTACCCAGATTTCTGTTTGGCAAGAAGCCTGGAGGGCATCATACTCCTGCTGTATATGCAACAATCCATACATGTGGCCCACCAACCCTTGGCAGAGAGAGCAGAAGCACTTCTGCTACAGATAATGAGTATTCTTCCGTCAATAATGGAGAAACTGAAACAACATTTTCCTTAAATTTATCACATCAAAATCTGTCAAATGGCAGACGTAGTGTAGAGTTAAGAGATACAAAGCCTCAGCCTCCAACATCTACACTTACATCTCCAACTCTTAAAGTAAAAGTAGAGTCTAAAGATCCTCTAGTCCACTTTTCCAGCACAACAGAAAATACAGTACTAGCACAACCATTCCTAAGCCTCCTTGACTCTGGTCACTCTTCACCACCTCTTTTGATAAAAGATGACACCAATTTTAATAATGTACGTAATGATCAATTACATTGGAGAGATCCTTTAAAAAGTTTAAATTCTTATAATACAAATTTAAATAAAGACAATGAGATAAGCATCATAGCTGCTAATGTCTCTTTCAGTAGCAATGATGTCATTACTGCTCATACAGCCAATTTTGATAGTAAAACATCTCAATTTTTTAAGCAGTCCCCAACAGTTACATATAATGGAAGTTCTAATTACCCCATTACTTCACATTATGAAACCTCCGCTACATATAAGCCAATACTGCAATACAATAATATTGTAGACACAAGAAACAATGAAAGAGTACTATCTCAAGAGCCTAATAATAAAGATGATACTGTCCAGACTACTGTACAGGATGAGGAAATGATGGCAAACACTACAGCCTCGTACCACACCAGTGAGAAGCGCCACACATCAAAGGTTATGACAAGTGAGATAATACTGTCTCATGAGCAACAATTTACAGTGACCTACTGGATGTTTTATCCCTATAACTATGGCAAAAAAGTATGCACTGCTAATCTAGGATTCATCTTCGGTAGGGTATTTAAGCCACGAATAAATGGTGTTTGTCATGGAGAAGAACTAACCATGGGTAGCCACACTGGAGATTGGGAGCATATTTCAATCAAATTCAAG GGTAGTTCACCTGTGCAGATGTACATATCAACCCACACTTTTGGAGCTTACTACACTTACGATCCTCACCACAGAATCTTCCTCTATGCTAGTCAAGATGTAAGAGAAGGCATCCAAATGTCACCTGAGTATCCACAGACTATATATCTTGCAGGATTTCATCCAATCCTGTATGCTGCCAAAGGATCACATGGACTGTGGGGAGCTTCAG GTATTCATCGGTACatggctattccacttcttgaagATGATACAGGGATGGGACTGGAGTGGAAGACATGGCTCAATCTAGATATTATTGACCTAGATGTTCCAGCAACATTAAAACCACACAG ACACTGGTGGTTTTATGAAGGACGATGGGGCAATCCAAGCATCAAGTGCCATATACTCATGGCTGGCTTCTGTGAACATGTCAATGGACCCACTGGGATAATACGCAAACGAGTTAACTTCCCATGCAATAGAACTAATAATAGAAATTCATAG